A genomic region of Alligator mississippiensis isolate rAllMis1 chromosome 4, rAllMis1, whole genome shotgun sequence contains the following coding sequences:
- the LOC102573966 gene encoding uroplakin-2 isoform X2: MLIVALNFFPNMSNILAARLSSSFIVNIPKCISSSHYTPTTIRPAIAVLGETVGLPAVTDTNQIRSLRNFTDAPIYYAGEFASVSCRMARALVKMDIDDENYKLTTIVGYQVGAEVCENTKGPFCNRVLKPSSFYRVNFFVLDENAVVRAHTDWSDPIQTNNVTSFSAYDGSFEGRAGGMIVITVLLSVGMFLVVVGLIVAAALGGRKS, encoded by the exons ATGTTAATAGTAG cacTGAACTTCTTTCCTAACATGAGCAATATTTTAGCAGCAAGACTGAGTTCTTCCTTCATCGTTAATATCCCTAAGTGTATCTCCTCCTCTCACTATACACCCACTACCATCAGACCAGCAATAGCTGTTCTTGGTGAGACAGTTGGCCTGCCAG CTGTGACAGACACCAACCAGATCAGATCCCTCCGCAACTTCACTGACGCCCCCATTTACTATGCGGGAGAATTCGCAAGTGTCTCATGCAGGATGGCCAGGGCTCTTGTGAAAATGGACATAGATGATGAGAACTATAAGCTGACCACAATTGTAGGCTACCAGGTGGGAGCAGAAGTCTGTGAAAACACTAAGGGGCCCTTCTGCAATCGAGTCCTGAAGCCATCCTCATTCTACAG ggtgaatttttttgttttggatgAAAATGCTGTAGTAAGAGCTCACACAGATTGGTCTGATCCCATCCAGACAAATAATG TGACAAGCTTCTCAGCCTATGATGGTTCATTtgaagggagagcaggaggaatgATAGTGATCACCGTGCTGCTTTCTGTTGGCATGTTCTTGGTGGTGGTTGGTTTAATTGTGGCAGCAGCTCTTGGAGGTAGAAAATcctaa
- the LOC102573966 gene encoding uroplakin-2 isoform X1 yields MKLVLLLCFVSCLRTGWAVQFSSLDKISLNFFPNMSNILAARLSSSFIVNIPKCISSSHYTPTTIRPAIAVLGETVGLPAVTDTNQIRSLRNFTDAPIYYAGEFASVSCRMARALVKMDIDDENYKLTTIVGYQVGAEVCENTKGPFCNRVLKPSSFYRVNFFVLDENAVVRAHTDWSDPIQTNNVTSFSAYDGSFEGRAGGMIVITVLLSVGMFLVVVGLIVAAALGGRKS; encoded by the exons ATGAAGCtagttctgctgctgtgctttgttAGCTGCCTCAGAACAGGATGGGCGGTTCAATTTTCCAGTTTAGACAAAATCT cacTGAACTTCTTTCCTAACATGAGCAATATTTTAGCAGCAAGACTGAGTTCTTCCTTCATCGTTAATATCCCTAAGTGTATCTCCTCCTCTCACTATACACCCACTACCATCAGACCAGCAATAGCTGTTCTTGGTGAGACAGTTGGCCTGCCAG CTGTGACAGACACCAACCAGATCAGATCCCTCCGCAACTTCACTGACGCCCCCATTTACTATGCGGGAGAATTCGCAAGTGTCTCATGCAGGATGGCCAGGGCTCTTGTGAAAATGGACATAGATGATGAGAACTATAAGCTGACCACAATTGTAGGCTACCAGGTGGGAGCAGAAGTCTGTGAAAACACTAAGGGGCCCTTCTGCAATCGAGTCCTGAAGCCATCCTCATTCTACAG ggtgaatttttttgttttggatgAAAATGCTGTAGTAAGAGCTCACACAGATTGGTCTGATCCCATCCAGACAAATAATG TGACAAGCTTCTCAGCCTATGATGGTTCATTtgaagggagagcaggaggaatgATAGTGATCACCGTGCTGCTTTCTGTTGGCATGTTCTTGGTGGTGGTTGGTTTAATTGTGGCAGCAGCTCTTGGAGGTAGAAAATcctaa